One region of Bubalus bubalis isolate 160015118507 breed Murrah chromosome 15, NDDB_SH_1, whole genome shotgun sequence genomic DNA includes:
- the FAM83H gene encoding protein FAM83H isoform X2 — MARRSQSSSQGDNPLAPGYLPPHYKEYYRLAVDALAEGGPEAYSRFLASEGAPAFLCPEELEHVSRHLRPPQHVAPEPPDGSPPNLDFDGSSGTYWPVNSDQAVPELDLGWPLTFGFQGTEVTTLVQPPPPDSPSIKDEARRMIRSAQQVVAVVMDMFTDVDLLSEVLEAAARRVPVYILLDEMNAQHFLDMADKCRVNLHHVDFLRVRTVAGPTYYCRTGKFFKGHVKEKFLLVDCAVVMSGSYSFMWSFEKIHRSLAHVFQGELVSSFDEEFRILFAQSEPLVPSAGALARMDTYALAPYSGAGPLMGSQMPGAPTPFSFPKRAHLLFPPPREEGLGFPSFLDPDRHFLSAFRREESSRMPGGALEPHTGLRPLSRRLDAEAGPGGELSGPRGFFQARHLEMDAFKRYSYAAADGAGAVENLAAARQVSRQTFLSHGDDLRFQTSHFHRDQLYQQHYQWDPQLAPTRPQGLFEKLRAGRPGFPDHDEFMLGSGPRFPELGLDGHQRLDYVPSSASREVRHGSDPALGPGPRGLEPGGAPRPNLGQRFPCQAMTRLGPETAPEPEPEHRGGPEGRAGLRHWRLTSYLSGCHSEDAGDEGLPTPMETEAYDDDVLVSGGRATAGDLLPSAFRVPAPFPGKGPAPGSGSGGGDGPEREGPEEVGLAKQDSFRSRLNPLIQRSSRLRSSLIFSASQGEGTGGAAGASAEKVQLLHKEQTVSEMLGPGNEAVRSAASTKVAELLEKYKGPSRDPGGVGTAVTVASHSKAVVSQAWREEVSAPGGGGGSERRSLESCLLDLRESFAQQLHQEAERQPGAATLAATQLLDTLGRGSSGTDRLPSHFLSTQGHSTSPQGRDSPPPEGPGGHQSEPKGSPTLAYPERKGSPTPGFPTRRGSPTAGFTEQKGSPTSAYPERRGSPVPPVPEHRGSPVPPVPERRGSLTLPFSGESPKAGPTEEAVGGPMEVLRKGSARLRQLMSPKGERRADNEGSFPTPQENGQPESPQRPSLGRVDSTEAAAEERGPRARVASATANALYSSNLRDDTKAILEQISAHGQKHRGVPAPGPTPAHSSPELGHSPVAGGLAPDMSDKDKCSTIFRSDSLGTQGRLSRTLPASAEERDRLLRRMESMRKEKRVYSRFEVFCKKEEPGALGAAEGPAEEDARDSKVGKFMPKILGTFKSKK, encoded by the exons ATGGCCCGTCGCTCCCAGAGCTCCTCCCAGGGGGACAACCCACTGGCACCTGGGTACCTGCCCCCACACTACAAAGAGTACTACCGCCTGGCCGTGGACGCGCTGGCTGAGGGCGGGCCAGAGGCATACAGCCGCTTCCTTGCATCCGAGGGGGCACCCGCTTTCCTGTGCCCCGAGGAGCTGGAGCACGTGAGCCGCCACCTGCGGCCCCCGCAGCATGTTGCCCCCGAGCCCCCCGACGGCAGCCCCCCCAATTTGGACTTCGATGGCTCCTCCGGTACTTACTGGCCTGTGAATTCCGACCAGGCAGTGCCTGAACTCGACCTGGGGTGGCCCCTGACCTTTGGCTTCCAGGGCACTGAAGTCACCACACTGGTTCAGCCACCGCCACCTGACAGCCCCAGCATCAAGGATGAGGCTCGAAGGATGATCCGCTCTGCCCAGCAG GTGGTGGCCGTGGTGATGGACATGTTCACCGATGTGGATCTTCTCAGTGAAGTGCTGGAGGCCGCTGCGCGCCGCGTCCCAGTCTACATCCTCCTAGACGAGATGAATGCACAACACTTCCTGGACATGGCCGACAAGTGCCGGGTCAACCTGCACCACGTGGAC TTCCTGCGCGTGCGCACTGTGGCGGGCCCCACCTACTACTGCCGCACTGGGAAGTTCTTCAAGGGCCATGTAAAGGAGAAGTTCCTCCTGGTGGATTGTGCCGTGGTGATGAGTGGGAGCTACAG ctTCATGTGGTCCTTCGAGAAGATCCACCGGAGTCTGGCGCACGTGTTCCAGGGCGAGCTGGTCTCCAGCTTCGATGAGGAATTCCGCATTCTCTTCGCACAGTCCGAACCGCTGGTACCCTCGGCCGGGGCGCTGGCTCGCATGGACACCTACGCCCTAGCTCCATACTCAGGGGCTGGGCCGCTCATGGGCAGCCAGATGCCCGGGgctcccacccccttctccttccccaaacGCGCCCACCTCTTGTTCCCACCACCTCGGGAAGAAGGCCTGGGCTTCCCCTCCTTCCTCGACCCCGACCGCCACTTCCTGTCGGCCTTTCGCCGAGAGGAGTCTTCGCGGATGCCCGGGGGTGCCCTGGAGCCGCACACGGGGCTGCGGCCGCTCTCACGACGGCTGGACGCAGAGGCCGGGCCAGGCGGGGAGCTCTCGGGCCCGCGGGGCTTCTTTCAGGCACGGCACCTAGAGATGGACGCCTTCAAGAGGTACAGCTATGCAGCCGCCGACGGTGCGGGCGCAGTGGAGAATCTCGCGGCCGCGCGGCAGGTATCACGGCAGACGTTCCTCAGCCACGGCGATGACCTCCGCTTCCAGACCAGCCACTTCCACCGCGACCAGCTCTACCAACAGCACTACCAGTGGGACCCGCAGCTCGCGCCGACGCGCCCACAAGGCCTGTTCGAGAAGCTGCGGGCCGGCCGCCCTGGCTTCCCAGACCACGACGAATTCATGCTGGGCAGCGGGCCACGATTTCCAGAGCTCGGCCTGGACGGACACCAGCGGCTGGACTACGTGCCATCCAGTGCCTCACGGGAGGTGCGCCATGGCTCGGACCCCGCCCTCGGGCCCGGACCCCGCGGTCTGGAACCCGGCGGGGCCCCTCGCCCCAACCTGGGCCAGCGCTTCCCTTGCCAAGCGATGACGAGGCTAGGCCCAGAGACGGCGCCCGAGCCGGAGCCGGAGCACAGGGGTGGGCCCGAGGGGCGGGCCGGACTGCGGCACTGGCGCCTCACCTCCTACCTGAGCGGCTGTCACAGCGAGGACGCTGGCGACGAGGGCCTGCCCACACCCATGGAGACCGAAGCCTATGACGATGACGTGCTGGTTTCTGGGGGTCGGGCGACTGCTGGGGACCTGCTTCCCTCGGCCTTCCGTGTGCCCGCGCCCTTCCCAGGCAAAGGCCCAGCGCCAGGCTCTGGCAGCGGTGGCGGCGATGGCCCAGAGCGTGAGGGCCCGGAGGAGGTGGGCCTGGCCAAGCAGGACTCTTTCCGCTCACGCCTGAACCCGCTGATCCAGCGCAGCTCCCGGCTGCGCTCCTCGCTCATCTTCAGCGCATCGCAGGGTGAGGGCACGGGCGGAGCTGCTGGGGCCTCCGCAGAGAAGGTGCAGCTGCTGCACAAGGAGCAGACGGTCAGCGAGATGTTGGGGCCCGGCAATGAAGCCGTGCGCTCTGCTGCCTCCACCAAGGTGGCCGAGCTCCTGGAGAAGTACAAGGGCCCCTCTCGAGACCCTGGCGGTGTGGGGACAGCGGTCACAGTCGCCAGCCATAGCAAGGCTGTCGTGTCCCAGGCGTGGAGGGAGGAGGTGTCTGCGCCTGGTGGCGGCGGTGGGAGCGAGCGCCGCAGCCTGGAGAGCTGCCTGCTGGACCTGCGTGAGTCCTTCGCACAGCAGCTGCACCAGGAGGCGGAGCGACAGCCGGGAGCTGCCACTCTCGCCGCCACCCAGCTGCTGGACACGCTGGGCCGGGGCAGCAGTGGCACAGACCGGCTGCCCTCTCACTTCCTGTCCACCCAGGGCCACTCCACCTCCCCACAAGGGCGGGACAGCCCCCcaccagaggggcctggggggcacCAGTCTGAGCCAAAAGGGAGCCCCACCTTAGCCTACCCGGAGCGCAAGGGGAGTCCCACTCCTGGGTTTCCCACCCGCAGAGGCAGCCCCACCGCTGGATTTACTGAGCAGAAGGGGAGCCCCACTTCTGCCTATCCTGAGCGCAGGGGTAGCCCAGTGCCTCCTGTTCCAGAGCACAGGGGCAGCCCTGTGCCCCCTGTGCCTGAGCGCAGGGGCAGCCTCACCCTTCCCTTCTCCGGGGAGTCTCCAAAGGCCGGGCCCACAGAGGAGGCAGTTGGTGGCCCCATGGAGGTCCTGCGCAAAGGCTCCGCGCGACTGCGGCAGCTGATGAGCCCCAAGGGTGAGCGGCGGGCAGACAATGAAGGCAGCTTTCCGACGCCGCAGGAGAACGGGCAGCCTGAGAGCCCCCAGCGGCCGTCCCTAGGCCGGGTTGACAGCACTGAGGCGGCTGCAGAGGAGCGGGGCCCGCGGGCACGCGTGGCTTCAGCCACAGCCAATGCCTTGTACAGCAGCAACTTGCGGGACGACACGAAAGCCATTCTGGAGCAGATCAGCGCCCACGGCCAGAAGCATCGTGGAGTTCCCGCCCCGGGCCCAACCCCGGCCCACAGCAGCCCAGAGCTGGGTCACTCGCCAGTGGCCGGCGGCCTGGCCCCTGACATGTCCGACAAGGACAAGTGCTCGACCATCTTCCGCTCGGACAGCCTGGGGACCCAAGGCCGGCTGAGCCGCACGCTGCCTGCCAGCGCAGAGGAACGCGACCGGCTCCTGCGCCGCATGGAGAGCATGCGCAAAGAGAAGCGCGTCTACAGCCGCTTTGAGGTCTTCTGCAAAAAGGAGGAGCCAGGGGCTCTCGGGGCCGCGGAGGGCCCTGCTGAGGAGGACGCCAGGGACAGCAAGGTGGGCAAGTTCATGCCCAAGATCCTGGGTACATTCAAAAGCAAGAAGTGA
- the FAM83H gene encoding protein FAM83H isoform X1, whose translation MEGYGVGGLVPGLGPELLRLHEVELCLAQEQLLLEDRRRQAQLHMRLWQEEQLWLQQLQEQQAWVRMEGLELALALEQLRSEGLEALQTQDPVPGPDMARRSQSSSQGDNPLAPGYLPPHYKEYYRLAVDALAEGGPEAYSRFLASEGAPAFLCPEELEHVSRHLRPPQHVAPEPPDGSPPNLDFDGSSGTYWPVNSDQAVPELDLGWPLTFGFQGTEVTTLVQPPPPDSPSIKDEARRMIRSAQQVVAVVMDMFTDVDLLSEVLEAAARRVPVYILLDEMNAQHFLDMADKCRVNLHHVDFLRVRTVAGPTYYCRTGKFFKGHVKEKFLLVDCAVVMSGSYSFMWSFEKIHRSLAHVFQGELVSSFDEEFRILFAQSEPLVPSAGALARMDTYALAPYSGAGPLMGSQMPGAPTPFSFPKRAHLLFPPPREEGLGFPSFLDPDRHFLSAFRREESSRMPGGALEPHTGLRPLSRRLDAEAGPGGELSGPRGFFQARHLEMDAFKRYSYAAADGAGAVENLAAARQVSRQTFLSHGDDLRFQTSHFHRDQLYQQHYQWDPQLAPTRPQGLFEKLRAGRPGFPDHDEFMLGSGPRFPELGLDGHQRLDYVPSSASREVRHGSDPALGPGPRGLEPGGAPRPNLGQRFPCQAMTRLGPETAPEPEPEHRGGPEGRAGLRHWRLTSYLSGCHSEDAGDEGLPTPMETEAYDDDVLVSGGRATAGDLLPSAFRVPAPFPGKGPAPGSGSGGGDGPEREGPEEVGLAKQDSFRSRLNPLIQRSSRLRSSLIFSASQGEGTGGAAGASAEKVQLLHKEQTVSEMLGPGNEAVRSAASTKVAELLEKYKGPSRDPGGVGTAVTVASHSKAVVSQAWREEVSAPGGGGGSERRSLESCLLDLRESFAQQLHQEAERQPGAATLAATQLLDTLGRGSSGTDRLPSHFLSTQGHSTSPQGRDSPPPEGPGGHQSEPKGSPTLAYPERKGSPTPGFPTRRGSPTAGFTEQKGSPTSAYPERRGSPVPPVPEHRGSPVPPVPERRGSLTLPFSGESPKAGPTEEAVGGPMEVLRKGSARLRQLMSPKGERRADNEGSFPTPQENGQPESPQRPSLGRVDSTEAAAEERGPRARVASATANALYSSNLRDDTKAILEQISAHGQKHRGVPAPGPTPAHSSPELGHSPVAGGLAPDMSDKDKCSTIFRSDSLGTQGRLSRTLPASAEERDRLLRRMESMRKEKRVYSRFEVFCKKEEPGALGAAEGPAEEDARDSKVGKFMPKILGTFKSKK comes from the exons gTCCCTGGCCCCGACATGGCCCGTCGCTCCCAGAGCTCCTCCCAGGGGGACAACCCACTGGCACCTGGGTACCTGCCCCCACACTACAAAGAGTACTACCGCCTGGCCGTGGACGCGCTGGCTGAGGGCGGGCCAGAGGCATACAGCCGCTTCCTTGCATCCGAGGGGGCACCCGCTTTCCTGTGCCCCGAGGAGCTGGAGCACGTGAGCCGCCACCTGCGGCCCCCGCAGCATGTTGCCCCCGAGCCCCCCGACGGCAGCCCCCCCAATTTGGACTTCGATGGCTCCTCCGGTACTTACTGGCCTGTGAATTCCGACCAGGCAGTGCCTGAACTCGACCTGGGGTGGCCCCTGACCTTTGGCTTCCAGGGCACTGAAGTCACCACACTGGTTCAGCCACCGCCACCTGACAGCCCCAGCATCAAGGATGAGGCTCGAAGGATGATCCGCTCTGCCCAGCAG GTGGTGGCCGTGGTGATGGACATGTTCACCGATGTGGATCTTCTCAGTGAAGTGCTGGAGGCCGCTGCGCGCCGCGTCCCAGTCTACATCCTCCTAGACGAGATGAATGCACAACACTTCCTGGACATGGCCGACAAGTGCCGGGTCAACCTGCACCACGTGGAC TTCCTGCGCGTGCGCACTGTGGCGGGCCCCACCTACTACTGCCGCACTGGGAAGTTCTTCAAGGGCCATGTAAAGGAGAAGTTCCTCCTGGTGGATTGTGCCGTGGTGATGAGTGGGAGCTACAG ctTCATGTGGTCCTTCGAGAAGATCCACCGGAGTCTGGCGCACGTGTTCCAGGGCGAGCTGGTCTCCAGCTTCGATGAGGAATTCCGCATTCTCTTCGCACAGTCCGAACCGCTGGTACCCTCGGCCGGGGCGCTGGCTCGCATGGACACCTACGCCCTAGCTCCATACTCAGGGGCTGGGCCGCTCATGGGCAGCCAGATGCCCGGGgctcccacccccttctccttccccaaacGCGCCCACCTCTTGTTCCCACCACCTCGGGAAGAAGGCCTGGGCTTCCCCTCCTTCCTCGACCCCGACCGCCACTTCCTGTCGGCCTTTCGCCGAGAGGAGTCTTCGCGGATGCCCGGGGGTGCCCTGGAGCCGCACACGGGGCTGCGGCCGCTCTCACGACGGCTGGACGCAGAGGCCGGGCCAGGCGGGGAGCTCTCGGGCCCGCGGGGCTTCTTTCAGGCACGGCACCTAGAGATGGACGCCTTCAAGAGGTACAGCTATGCAGCCGCCGACGGTGCGGGCGCAGTGGAGAATCTCGCGGCCGCGCGGCAGGTATCACGGCAGACGTTCCTCAGCCACGGCGATGACCTCCGCTTCCAGACCAGCCACTTCCACCGCGACCAGCTCTACCAACAGCACTACCAGTGGGACCCGCAGCTCGCGCCGACGCGCCCACAAGGCCTGTTCGAGAAGCTGCGGGCCGGCCGCCCTGGCTTCCCAGACCACGACGAATTCATGCTGGGCAGCGGGCCACGATTTCCAGAGCTCGGCCTGGACGGACACCAGCGGCTGGACTACGTGCCATCCAGTGCCTCACGGGAGGTGCGCCATGGCTCGGACCCCGCCCTCGGGCCCGGACCCCGCGGTCTGGAACCCGGCGGGGCCCCTCGCCCCAACCTGGGCCAGCGCTTCCCTTGCCAAGCGATGACGAGGCTAGGCCCAGAGACGGCGCCCGAGCCGGAGCCGGAGCACAGGGGTGGGCCCGAGGGGCGGGCCGGACTGCGGCACTGGCGCCTCACCTCCTACCTGAGCGGCTGTCACAGCGAGGACGCTGGCGACGAGGGCCTGCCCACACCCATGGAGACCGAAGCCTATGACGATGACGTGCTGGTTTCTGGGGGTCGGGCGACTGCTGGGGACCTGCTTCCCTCGGCCTTCCGTGTGCCCGCGCCCTTCCCAGGCAAAGGCCCAGCGCCAGGCTCTGGCAGCGGTGGCGGCGATGGCCCAGAGCGTGAGGGCCCGGAGGAGGTGGGCCTGGCCAAGCAGGACTCTTTCCGCTCACGCCTGAACCCGCTGATCCAGCGCAGCTCCCGGCTGCGCTCCTCGCTCATCTTCAGCGCATCGCAGGGTGAGGGCACGGGCGGAGCTGCTGGGGCCTCCGCAGAGAAGGTGCAGCTGCTGCACAAGGAGCAGACGGTCAGCGAGATGTTGGGGCCCGGCAATGAAGCCGTGCGCTCTGCTGCCTCCACCAAGGTGGCCGAGCTCCTGGAGAAGTACAAGGGCCCCTCTCGAGACCCTGGCGGTGTGGGGACAGCGGTCACAGTCGCCAGCCATAGCAAGGCTGTCGTGTCCCAGGCGTGGAGGGAGGAGGTGTCTGCGCCTGGTGGCGGCGGTGGGAGCGAGCGCCGCAGCCTGGAGAGCTGCCTGCTGGACCTGCGTGAGTCCTTCGCACAGCAGCTGCACCAGGAGGCGGAGCGACAGCCGGGAGCTGCCACTCTCGCCGCCACCCAGCTGCTGGACACGCTGGGCCGGGGCAGCAGTGGCACAGACCGGCTGCCCTCTCACTTCCTGTCCACCCAGGGCCACTCCACCTCCCCACAAGGGCGGGACAGCCCCCcaccagaggggcctggggggcacCAGTCTGAGCCAAAAGGGAGCCCCACCTTAGCCTACCCGGAGCGCAAGGGGAGTCCCACTCCTGGGTTTCCCACCCGCAGAGGCAGCCCCACCGCTGGATTTACTGAGCAGAAGGGGAGCCCCACTTCTGCCTATCCTGAGCGCAGGGGTAGCCCAGTGCCTCCTGTTCCAGAGCACAGGGGCAGCCCTGTGCCCCCTGTGCCTGAGCGCAGGGGCAGCCTCACCCTTCCCTTCTCCGGGGAGTCTCCAAAGGCCGGGCCCACAGAGGAGGCAGTTGGTGGCCCCATGGAGGTCCTGCGCAAAGGCTCCGCGCGACTGCGGCAGCTGATGAGCCCCAAGGGTGAGCGGCGGGCAGACAATGAAGGCAGCTTTCCGACGCCGCAGGAGAACGGGCAGCCTGAGAGCCCCCAGCGGCCGTCCCTAGGCCGGGTTGACAGCACTGAGGCGGCTGCAGAGGAGCGGGGCCCGCGGGCACGCGTGGCTTCAGCCACAGCCAATGCCTTGTACAGCAGCAACTTGCGGGACGACACGAAAGCCATTCTGGAGCAGATCAGCGCCCACGGCCAGAAGCATCGTGGAGTTCCCGCCCCGGGCCCAACCCCGGCCCACAGCAGCCCAGAGCTGGGTCACTCGCCAGTGGCCGGCGGCCTGGCCCCTGACATGTCCGACAAGGACAAGTGCTCGACCATCTTCCGCTCGGACAGCCTGGGGACCCAAGGCCGGCTGAGCCGCACGCTGCCTGCCAGCGCAGAGGAACGCGACCGGCTCCTGCGCCGCATGGAGAGCATGCGCAAAGAGAAGCGCGTCTACAGCCGCTTTGAGGTCTTCTGCAAAAAGGAGGAGCCAGGGGCTCTCGGGGCCGCGGAGGGCCCTGCTGAGGAGGACGCCAGGGACAGCAAGGTGGGCAAGTTCATGCCCAAGATCCTGGGTACATTCAAAAGCAAGAAGTGA